A stretch of Bradyrhizobium sp. AZCC 2262 DNA encodes these proteins:
- a CDS encoding Na+/H+ antiporter subunit E, which produces MNSSEEQSRPAEPPVNGPDTLGSAISRAAGFFAFWLVLTGADAGDLAAGLVAAVTATWASLRLMPAEQWHVNPITLARFVLHFLRQSIAAGTDVALLALHPRLSLRPGFVVYQARLRPGTQRNAFCAVMSLLPGTLPCGPVESNGLTIHCLDVTQPVAEQLAAEEALYVQTLGGAQRNG; this is translated from the coding sequence ATGAACTCATCGGAGGAGCAAAGCAGGCCCGCGGAGCCGCCCGTAAACGGTCCAGACACTCTTGGGAGTGCGATTTCCCGCGCTGCCGGATTTTTTGCTTTCTGGCTGGTGCTGACCGGCGCCGATGCTGGCGATCTCGCGGCCGGATTGGTGGCTGCTGTTACGGCAACATGGGCAAGTCTGCGCCTCATGCCGGCCGAGCAATGGCATGTAAATCCCATCACGCTTGCAAGGTTCGTGTTGCACTTTTTGCGTCAATCGATTGCCGCTGGAACGGATGTCGCGTTGCTCGCACTTCATCCTCGGCTGTCGCTCCGGCCGGGCTTCGTGGTCTATCAAGCGCGCCTCCGGCCGGGCACGCAGAGAAATGCGTTCTGCGCTGTCATGAGCTTGCTGCCGGGCACGCTTCCGTGCGGGCCCGTGGAAAGCAATGGCCTAACCATTCATTGTCTCGATGTGACGCAGCCGGTGGCCGAGCAACTGGCTGCGGAGGAAGCCCTGTACGTGCAGACACTCGGAGGAGCGCAGCGCAATGGCTAG
- a CDS encoding DUF3551 domain-containing protein, giving the protein MRTSILAATLIAMTAGMIPLATPADAQGAEWCSRRKGNTNCAYETRAQCQAAVSGRGGTCVQRKRR; this is encoded by the coding sequence ATGCGCACATCTATTCTCGCAGCGACCTTAATCGCGATGACGGCGGGCATGATACCCCTCGCTACGCCGGCAGACGCGCAAGGAGCAGAATGGTGCTCCAGAAGGAAAGGAAACACGAATTGTGCGTACGAGACCCGAGCGCAGTGCCAGGCGGCCGTCAGCGGAAGAGGCGGCACTTGCGTCCAACGCAAGCGCCGTTAG
- a CDS encoding NADH-quinone oxidoreductase subunit K encodes MNAATLFGLSGAALVGFGLYGLVTNPEPLRKILAFNLLGSGVFLVFGVVSRRAAASGLGGDPVPQAMVITAIVVAFAATAMAIALVLRLLQETGRSTLNSDNPGGTNTDRGNS; translated from the coding sequence ATGAACGCCGCAACGTTGTTCGGGTTAAGTGGCGCAGCGCTGGTAGGCTTTGGATTGTACGGGCTCGTCACAAATCCCGAACCGCTACGCAAGATACTGGCATTCAACCTGCTGGGAAGCGGCGTATTTCTCGTGTTCGGCGTCGTGTCCAGGAGAGCCGCCGCTTCCGGTCTCGGGGGTGATCCAGTCCCGCAGGCGATGGTCATTACCGCAATCGTTGTTGCCTTCGCAGCTACGGCCATGGCTATCGCACTGGTGCTGCGACTTTTGCAGGAAACCGGCCGATCCACGCTCAACTCCGATAATCCTGGAGGCACAAATACGGACAGAGGCAACTCCTGA
- a CDS encoding efflux RND transporter periplasmic adaptor subunit, giving the protein MTGLVAIAPALSLAACQRETDTAAPAARPVRTTTVEKREAGEALTFTGRIEAEDEVSVAFRISGRLLENSGKLGDRVQAGQIMARLEPQNELNTLRQAQAGLAAAQGQLTQARNHYERQETLLAQGWTTRANFEVATQAQQTAQSQVDAAEAQLRTAHDLVSFTELKADAPGTITATGPGAGEVVQAGQMIARLARKDGRDAVFDVPAQLLRSAPSDPQITVSLTDDPAVTAQGRIREVAAQANPVTRTFEVKVGLTDPPPAMRLGATVVGRMRTDAVPIIDIPATALTKINQRPAVWIVDPSTKTVSIRNVDVLRFDQARVVVSQGLDTGEVVVTAGVQALHPGQKIRLLGLEP; this is encoded by the coding sequence ATGACAGGGCTTGTTGCGATCGCACCGGCATTGTCGCTCGCAGCCTGTCAGAGAGAGACAGACACCGCAGCTCCGGCAGCCCGTCCAGTTCGGACCACAACTGTTGAGAAGCGCGAGGCTGGCGAGGCGCTGACATTTACCGGCCGTATCGAGGCTGAGGACGAAGTGAGCGTGGCGTTTCGGATTTCCGGACGGCTGCTGGAAAACAGCGGCAAGCTCGGGGACCGGGTGCAAGCCGGGCAAATCATGGCACGACTTGAACCACAAAACGAGTTGAACACACTGCGGCAGGCGCAGGCAGGTCTGGCGGCCGCCCAGGGGCAATTGACGCAAGCGCGCAATCATTACGAACGCCAGGAGACGCTTCTTGCGCAGGGATGGACGACGCGGGCCAACTTCGAGGTCGCGACACAGGCGCAACAAACCGCCCAATCGCAAGTCGATGCCGCCGAAGCCCAGCTGCGTACCGCACATGATTTGGTGAGTTTTACGGAACTCAAGGCCGACGCGCCGGGGACAATAACCGCGACAGGCCCCGGCGCGGGGGAAGTTGTTCAGGCGGGGCAAATGATCGCCAGGCTTGCACGGAAAGACGGTCGCGACGCGGTCTTCGACGTTCCGGCCCAGTTGCTTCGATCAGCACCCAGCGATCCCCAGATTACCGTCAGCCTGACGGACGATCCGGCAGTGACTGCGCAGGGGCGAATCCGCGAGGTCGCCGCTCAAGCCAATCCTGTAACCCGGACCTTCGAGGTCAAAGTCGGCTTGACTGACCCTCCACCAGCCATGCGGCTTGGGGCAACCGTCGTCGGACGCATGCGAACCGATGCCGTGCCGATCATCGATATTCCGGCAACGGCACTGACGAAGATCAATCAGCGACCTGCGGTATGGATTGTCGATCCATCGACCAAAACGGTTTCAATCCGGAACGTCGACGTCTTGCGCTTTGACCAGGCGCGGGTGGTCGTTTCGCAGGGGCTGGACACCGGCGAGGTCGTGGTCACTGCGGGCGTTCAGGCCCTTCACCCGGGCCAGAAAATTCGCCTGCTCGGGTTGGAGCCATGA
- a CDS encoding complex I subunit 5 family protein — protein sequence MPDASVLPDATTTDGALLVLAIVLPAAGVLLSFVLGGRYAQRIASVLLPSGFFLATIIFADVWQSGHRLVYIVGDWKPPLGIALRADGLSAAMMVAMAIVICAVAVFAHADFGTRAGSVEARAPFAFWILLMAIWGAMNLIFLGGDLFTLYVAIELLTFAAVPLVCLDGRAETLQAALRYLLFALLGSILYLAGTALLYGSYATLDIVLLSRRVHMEPATLVAATLMTIGLFAKTALFPLHLWLPPAHAGAPAAASAVLSAVVVKGSFFIVVRLWFDVMPGILGPAGAQLFGALGAAAIVFGSVVALRQQRLKLLIAYSTVAQIGYLFLMFPLALDTVSGQLQGSGALTGGMLQAISHATAKAAMFMAAGLIYATLGHDRIAELGGIARAIPMTIFAFALGGVSLIGLPPSGGFLAKWLLLGAAVETGQWWWAIVMLAGGLFTSGYMFIVLSSAVAPSSAPLKLRVAVPRYQEAAALALALTSLLLGLVALGPIDVLQVGRPEAIMGGSR from the coding sequence ATGCCGGACGCAAGCGTCTTGCCCGACGCGACAACGACAGATGGGGCTCTCCTTGTTCTGGCAATCGTATTGCCGGCCGCGGGCGTTCTGTTGTCGTTCGTCCTCGGCGGGCGGTACGCTCAAAGGATTGCTTCCGTTCTGCTGCCCTCCGGCTTCTTCCTTGCAACGATCATCTTCGCCGACGTGTGGCAAAGCGGCCACCGGCTGGTCTACATCGTTGGGGATTGGAAACCTCCGCTCGGGATTGCGTTGCGCGCCGACGGACTTTCGGCGGCGATGATGGTAGCAATGGCGATCGTGATTTGCGCGGTCGCCGTCTTTGCACACGCGGACTTCGGCACGCGCGCAGGGTCCGTCGAAGCCCGCGCGCCGTTCGCGTTCTGGATCCTGCTGATGGCGATCTGGGGGGCAATGAATCTGATCTTCCTGGGCGGGGATCTGTTCACGTTATATGTCGCGATCGAGCTCCTCACCTTCGCCGCGGTACCGCTGGTCTGTCTCGATGGCCGGGCGGAGACATTGCAGGCCGCGCTACGATACCTGCTCTTCGCCCTGCTCGGCTCGATCCTCTATTTGGCCGGAACGGCCTTGCTCTACGGCAGCTATGCAACGCTCGACATCGTCCTGCTCTCCCGCCGGGTTCATATGGAGCCCGCAACACTTGTTGCCGCCACGCTGATGACCATCGGCCTCTTCGCCAAGACCGCTCTCTTTCCCCTGCATCTATGGCTTCCGCCAGCCCATGCCGGTGCGCCGGCGGCCGCCAGCGCGGTTCTGTCGGCTGTGGTGGTGAAGGGATCGTTCTTCATCGTCGTGCGGCTCTGGTTCGACGTCATGCCAGGAATACTCGGTCCAGCCGGCGCGCAACTGTTCGGTGCGCTGGGCGCGGCGGCCATTGTATTCGGCAGCGTCGTCGCACTGCGACAGCAGCGACTGAAGCTCCTGATCGCCTATTCGACGGTCGCGCAGATAGGCTACCTGTTCCTGATGTTTCCGCTCGCCCTCGACACGGTCTCAGGGCAGCTCCAGGGCAGCGGCGCTTTGACCGGCGGCATGCTTCAGGCGATATCGCACGCGACCGCAAAGGCGGCCATGTTCATGGCGGCCGGGCTCATCTATGCCACGCTCGGACATGATCGCATCGCCGAGCTCGGAGGGATCGCACGGGCGATTCCCATGACCATCTTCGCGTTTGCGCTCGGTGGAGTGTCCCTGATCGGGTTGCCGCCAAGTGGCGGCTTTCTGGCGAAATGGCTGCTGCTCGGGGCAGCGGTCGAAACCGGTCAATGGTGGTGGGCAATCGTGATGCTCGCGGGCGGCCTCTTCACAAGCGGCTATATGTTCATCGTGCTATCGAGCGCAGTTGCGCCGTCGAGTGCGCCTCTCAAGCTCCGCGTCGCTGTGCCGAGATATCAGGAAGCAGCGGCGCTGGCGTTGGCGCTGACGTCGCTGTTGCTGGGTCTGGTCGCGCTCGGCCCTATCGATGTTCTCCAGGTTGGCCGCCCGGAGGCAATAATGGGCGGGTCGCGATGA
- a CDS encoding monovalent cation/H+ antiporter complex subunit F, producing the protein MASFLFGAAGFVLTTVALGLVVIFRRPAEVDHMMAAQLLGTGGVAILLLLAAATETPPIADVALLLALFAAFATVAFVRSASGQESEV; encoded by the coding sequence ATGGCTAGCTTCCTGTTCGGAGCCGCGGGCTTCGTGCTGACTACGGTGGCGCTTGGTTTGGTCGTGATTTTTCGGCGCCCGGCCGAGGTTGACCACATGATGGCGGCGCAGCTACTGGGCACCGGCGGCGTCGCCATACTTCTCTTGCTGGCCGCGGCGACCGAGACACCGCCGATCGCGGACGTTGCGTTGCTGTTGGCGCTGTTTGCTGCGTTCGCGACCGTCGCGTTCGTGAGAAGCGCGTCCGGCCAGGAGAGCGAGGTCTAA
- a CDS encoding PAS domain-containing sensor histidine kinase: protein MQISDAGQFFYESMNPAFERSLGISIGSERAVQDCMSEEDAKSICASCDACLAKGRAVRYRHRLTLGGRRREFDTTINPVRDSESGNIVKLVGSHRAIEERTSVDALDRTAKRRAAAELELRLLSLQEEVQQRIASDLHDSTCQHLIAASLSVMRLRRAMRDNGGAEKLIDDIDASIDQAQREIRAFTYLLHPQNLLTDGLKNTIEQFVGGFSARTSLKASLEIAPEVDRLSYERQRAVLRVIQEALANVFRHARATLVKVTMEATDTHFNLRVTDNGRGMPINQARSGPKAISFGVGIPAMRARLRQLGGTLEIHSPSAAGGRGTTLCAELPHTLPLKRARHLVRRHSHLGHHRSIAERH, encoded by the coding sequence ATGCAGATTTCGGATGCCGGCCAGTTTTTCTACGAGAGCATGAACCCGGCCTTCGAACGCTCGCTCGGAATTTCAATCGGCAGTGAAAGAGCAGTCCAGGACTGCATGAGCGAAGAGGACGCGAAGTCCATTTGCGCTTCCTGCGATGCATGTCTGGCCAAGGGAAGGGCGGTTCGTTACCGGCATCGCCTTACCCTGGGCGGACGCCGACGCGAGTTTGATACGACGATCAATCCCGTCCGCGATTCCGAAAGCGGGAATATAGTCAAGCTGGTCGGTAGCCACCGGGCGATTGAAGAGCGGACGAGTGTCGATGCTCTCGACAGGACGGCAAAAAGACGGGCTGCAGCAGAACTCGAGCTCCGTCTGTTATCGCTTCAGGAGGAGGTGCAGCAGCGGATTGCATCCGATCTACATGATTCGACTTGCCAGCATTTGATTGCCGCCAGCTTGAGCGTGATGCGGTTGAGGCGCGCGATGAGAGATAACGGTGGCGCAGAGAAACTCATCGATGATATTGATGCGTCGATCGATCAGGCGCAGAGAGAAATCCGTGCCTTTACCTACCTGCTGCATCCCCAGAATCTGCTAACCGATGGCCTGAAGAATACGATCGAACAATTCGTAGGTGGATTTTCGGCGCGTACTTCACTGAAGGCCAGTCTCGAAATCGCGCCCGAAGTTGACAGGTTATCCTACGAGCGGCAGCGCGCCGTGCTGAGAGTTATTCAAGAAGCTCTTGCGAACGTCTTCCGTCATGCCCGCGCGACGCTGGTGAAGGTCACAATGGAAGCTACGGATACGCATTTCAACCTTCGGGTCACTGACAATGGCCGCGGCATGCCAATCAATCAAGCGAGATCGGGTCCTAAGGCGATTTCATTTGGTGTCGGAATTCCGGCAATGAGAGCCAGATTGCGACAGCTGGGCGGTACTCTCGAAATCCATTCTCCATCAGCGGCAGGAGGCCGAGGTACTACGTTGTGCGCAGAGCTTCCGCACACTCTTCCGCTGAAGAGAGCGCGACACCTGGTACGGCGTCATAGCCATCTGGGACATCACAGGTCCATTGCTGAGCGGCATTAA
- a CDS encoding monovalent cation/H(+) antiporter subunit G → MNLVLDIFTVSAVSAGAFFFLAGTVGLLRFPDSLTRLHALTKVDNLGLGLVVLGLLPQANGPFGALKLVSIWLLVQLSGAIATQLIAGAVRQRGPHG, encoded by the coding sequence ATGAACCTCGTGCTTGATATCTTCACCGTTTCCGCCGTCTCGGCGGGGGCGTTCTTCTTTTTGGCGGGAACGGTCGGTTTGCTCCGCTTCCCGGACTCGCTGACGCGCCTGCACGCCCTGACCAAGGTGGATAATCTTGGCCTTGGCCTTGTCGTTCTGGGCCTGTTGCCACAGGCGAACGGACCGTTCGGCGCGTTGAAGTTGGTGAGCATCTGGCTGCTGGTCCAGTTGTCCGGCGCGATTGCTACACAACTCATTGCAGGCGCGGTTCGACAACGCGGACCACATGGATGA
- a CDS encoding MnhB domain-containing protein yields the protein MTISSAFDVGLVVLILGIGVSTIAAREAFTAVIGFVVYGLLLAIAWVRLSAVDVALTEAAIGGGMTGMLLLGAVARLRLAKGNDISASLPVRFAAGVMCALVAAGLAIAILSPPEAVPTLAPMVMENLAQSGLGNPVAGVLFVYRALDTLLEKVVLILALLGVWSLAPDSVWGGIPGLRIYAQPSSTLTFLAQLLPPVGIVVAIYMCWVGAKEPGGAFQGGTVLAAMWLLVMIAGLKTVPSISQSWLRLLLVVGPVIFLAIGLAGMVLANAFLDYPSGYAKPLIVAVEVALTLSIGVALGLLAAGPPERVQQQ from the coding sequence ATGACCATCTCGTCTGCCTTCGATGTCGGTCTTGTCGTCCTGATCCTGGGGATCGGGGTATCGACGATCGCCGCGCGCGAAGCGTTCACAGCCGTTATCGGCTTCGTCGTCTACGGGTTGCTGTTGGCCATCGCCTGGGTCAGGCTCTCTGCGGTCGATGTCGCGCTGACGGAGGCGGCAATCGGCGGTGGAATGACTGGCATGTTGTTGCTCGGTGCGGTCGCACGCCTGCGCCTTGCCAAAGGCAACGACATCAGCGCCAGCCTGCCGGTGCGTTTCGCGGCGGGAGTAATGTGCGCGCTTGTCGCGGCGGGCCTTGCAATCGCCATCCTGTCTCCGCCCGAAGCTGTTCCCACACTCGCGCCTATGGTGATGGAGAATCTAGCGCAGAGCGGCCTCGGCAATCCTGTCGCCGGCGTTCTGTTCGTTTACCGCGCGCTCGACACACTGCTCGAGAAAGTAGTCCTGATACTCGCTTTGCTCGGCGTCTGGTCGTTGGCGCCGGACAGCGTGTGGGGCGGAATACCGGGACTGCGTATCTATGCACAGCCGAGCAGCACGTTGACTTTTCTCGCACAGCTTCTGCCACCGGTGGGAATCGTGGTGGCAATCTATATGTGCTGGGTCGGCGCGAAAGAACCGGGCGGCGCTTTTCAAGGTGGCACGGTCTTGGCCGCGATGTGGCTCCTTGTCATGATCGCAGGCCTGAAGACTGTGCCTTCGATCAGCCAGTCCTGGTTACGTCTCCTGCTCGTCGTCGGACCGGTGATTTTCCTTGCCATCGGACTCGCCGGGATGGTGCTGGCGAATGCCTTTCTTGATTATCCATCGGGCTACGCCAAACCGTTGATTGTCGCGGTCGAGGTCGCCTTGACGCTTTCGATCGGTGTGGCACTGGGCCTGCTGGCCGCGGGCCCGCCGGAACGGGTGCAACAACAATGA
- a CDS encoding efflux RND transporter permease subunit: MINLSEWALNHRSLVAYIMIVAVIAGVLSYFRLGRSEDPTFIIKTMVVQAAWPGATVEETLKQVTERLERKLQETPHLDFLRSFTRAGVTTIFVNLKGSANAKEVLDTWYQVRKNVGDIRHTLPAGIVGPGFNDDFGDTFGIIYGFTSDGFTHRELRDRVEEIRSKLLLVPDVSKIELLGAQDERIFVEFSMKELASLGIDRSALIAALQAQNIVRPAGTIETGYESLSLRVSGAFASEQDIANTNFVAGGRVLRLSDIARVRRDYSDPPQPQFRINGEPAIGLAIAMRDGGDILALGANIKQLMARITADLPVGIEPKLIADQAVTVEGAISEFMTSLLQAIAIILVVSFISLGVRPGLIIALSIPLTLAIVFPIMKMAGIDMQRISLGALIIALALLVDDAMTTTDATLNRLAAGDDKVEAATYAFRTYALAMLAGTLVTIAGFVPVGFAASSAGEYTFSLFAVVAIALIVSWFVAVIFAPLLGVIILKPPRAAATRDPGRIFRWYRNFLTFAMRAKWLTIFVSLALFVASFLALPLIPRQFFPSSDRPELLVDLSLPQNASIYASETAAQRLDAALKGDPDVARWSTYVGRGAIRFYLPLNVQLPNNFFSQAVIVAKDVAARERLRLKLEKILSDEFPSAISRVYPLELGPPVGWPVQYRVSGPDTGQVREIALKLAQIVATNPKAEKVNFDWIEPARQVRIRVDQDEARLLGLSSQALASVLNTVTSGTSVTQVRDDIYLVDVIARATDEQRVSLATLRTVQVPLPGGRTVPLSQFATFEYGQEYPLIWRRDRVPTLTVQADIVAGALPETLVSSLSPDVEALTKTLPTGYQVVVGGTVEESKKSQASVIAVVPVMLLIMLTVLMVQLRSFQRLFLVLSVAPLGLIGVVAALLLSGRPLGFVAILGILALLGMITKNAVILIGQIEAERSQGKNAWEAAIDASSSRFRPIMLTAVSTVLGMIPIAPTVFWGPMAFAIMGGLLVATILTLIFLPTLYVTWFKGTESPEASSKPV, from the coding sequence ATGATCAATCTCTCCGAATGGGCGCTCAATCACCGCTCGCTCGTCGCCTACATCATGATCGTCGCCGTCATCGCAGGCGTCCTGTCCTATTTCCGACTTGGCCGCAGCGAGGATCCTACCTTCATCATCAAGACCATGGTCGTTCAAGCAGCCTGGCCGGGAGCAACCGTCGAAGAGACCCTCAAGCAGGTAACCGAGCGGCTTGAGCGCAAACTGCAGGAAACGCCTCATCTGGATTTTCTGCGCAGTTTCACGCGTGCCGGCGTTACGACAATCTTTGTCAACCTGAAGGGCAGCGCGAACGCAAAAGAGGTTTTGGACACCTGGTATCAGGTTCGCAAGAATGTCGGCGATATCCGTCACACGCTCCCGGCAGGAATTGTCGGGCCCGGCTTCAATGACGATTTCGGCGATACGTTCGGGATTATCTACGGCTTTACCAGCGACGGTTTCACGCATCGCGAACTGCGTGATCGTGTCGAGGAAATCCGCTCGAAGCTGCTTCTGGTGCCGGACGTATCAAAAATCGAATTGTTAGGGGCACAAGACGAGAGGATCTTCGTCGAATTCTCGATGAAGGAACTCGCCAGCCTGGGCATTGACCGGTCTGCACTCATCGCTGCGCTGCAAGCGCAAAACATCGTACGGCCAGCCGGCACGATTGAAACAGGTTATGAAAGTCTTTCGCTTCGGGTTTCAGGCGCATTTGCCTCGGAGCAGGATATCGCGAACACCAATTTCGTCGCTGGCGGACGCGTGCTCCGCCTCAGCGATATCGCGCGAGTACGGCGTGATTATTCCGATCCACCTCAGCCGCAATTTCGCATAAACGGCGAACCGGCCATCGGGCTTGCGATCGCGATGCGGGACGGCGGTGACATTCTTGCTCTCGGCGCAAACATCAAGCAACTGATGGCGCGGATCACCGCAGACTTACCTGTCGGCATCGAGCCGAAGCTCATTGCGGACCAAGCCGTCACCGTCGAAGGCGCCATCTCGGAATTCATGACGTCGCTGCTACAGGCGATCGCCATTATTCTCGTCGTGAGCTTCATCAGCCTCGGCGTCCGCCCCGGCTTGATCATCGCGCTTTCCATTCCGTTGACGCTGGCCATCGTCTTTCCGATCATGAAAATGGCGGGCATCGATATGCAGCGCATATCCCTCGGCGCGCTGATCATTGCCCTCGCATTGCTCGTCGACGACGCGATGACGACAACCGACGCCACACTCAATCGTTTGGCGGCGGGCGACGACAAGGTCGAGGCCGCGACATACGCGTTCCGGACCTACGCACTTGCCATGCTCGCGGGAACGCTGGTGACGATCGCAGGCTTCGTCCCTGTCGGCTTTGCGGCCAGTTCGGCCGGAGAATACACATTCTCGCTCTTCGCGGTGGTCGCCATCGCGCTGATCGTGTCATGGTTCGTTGCGGTGATCTTTGCGCCGCTGCTGGGTGTCATCATCCTTAAGCCACCGAGGGCCGCGGCGACCCGCGATCCCGGCAGGATTTTTCGATGGTATCGGAATTTCCTCACCTTCGCCATGCGAGCGAAATGGCTGACGATCTTCGTTTCGTTGGCGCTCTTCGTGGCGTCCTTTCTCGCGCTTCCGCTCATCCCTCGGCAGTTCTTTCCATCCTCGGATCGTCCGGAGCTGCTCGTTGACCTCAGTCTGCCGCAGAATGCGTCGATCTATGCCAGCGAAACCGCAGCGCAACGCCTCGATGCCGCTCTGAAGGGCGATCCGGATGTCGCGCGCTGGAGCACCTATGTGGGTCGCGGCGCCATTCGCTTCTACCTGCCTCTCAATGTTCAGTTGCCGAACAACTTCTTTTCCCAGGCGGTCATTGTTGCAAAGGACGTTGCGGCGCGCGAACGTCTTCGGCTGAAGCTGGAAAAGATCCTCTCTGACGAGTTTCCAAGCGCAATTTCGCGGGTCTACCCGCTTGAACTTGGGCCTCCGGTCGGATGGCCTGTACAATATCGTGTCAGTGGACCTGACACTGGTCAGGTGCGCGAGATCGCTCTCAAGCTTGCCCAGATCGTCGCGACCAACCCCAAGGCCGAAAAGGTCAACTTTGACTGGATAGAGCCCGCCCGCCAGGTGCGCATTCGTGTCGACCAGGATGAGGCGCGCCTGTTGGGCCTCAGCTCGCAGGCACTGGCCAGTGTTCTAAATACCGTAACCTCCGGCACCTCCGTTACCCAGGTGCGCGATGATATCTATCTGGTCGATGTCATCGCACGTGCGACAGATGAACAGCGTGTCTCACTTGCTACCCTACGCACCGTGCAAGTGCCGCTGCCGGGCGGGCGAACTGTTCCGCTCAGTCAGTTTGCGACCTTCGAATACGGGCAGGAATATCCCTTGATCTGGCGGCGCGACCGCGTTCCGACCCTGACGGTACAAGCCGACATCGTCGCGGGAGCCCTGCCGGAGACGCTAGTGAGCTCACTTTCGCCCGATGTGGAGGCCCTGACAAAGACGCTCCCTACAGGGTATCAAGTCGTCGTCGGCGGGACGGTCGAAGAAAGCAAGAAATCACAGGCCTCCGTCATCGCCGTCGTGCCGGTCATGTTGCTTATCATGCTCACTGTCCTCATGGTGCAGCTGCGGAGCTTCCAACGGTTGTTCCTGGTCCTTAGCGTAGCGCCGCTCGGCCTGATCGGTGTCGTCGCGGCGCTCTTGCTGTCTGGCAGGCCGCTGGGCTTCGTTGCCATTCTCGGCATCCTGGCGCTGCTGGGCATGATCACCAAGAATGCGGTGATCTTGATCGGCCAGATCGAGGCGGAGCGTTCCCAGGGAAAGAATGCCTGGGAAGCCGCCATCGATGCCAGCAGTTCCCGTTTCCGTCCGATCATGCTGACCGCGGTATCGACCGTCCTCGGCATGATCCCGATCGCTCCGACAGTTTTCTGGGGGCCGATGGCCTTTGCGATCATGGGCGGCCTGCTTGTCGCAACCATTTTAACACTGATCTTTCTGCCTACATTATATGTGACCTGGTTCAAGGGAACGGAATCGCCAGAGGCTTCTTCGAAGCCCGTATAG